The DNA sequence CCGTAGCACCTGGTGGGCCCGGTCGGCGTATTCGGCGTCGACCGTCACACCGTACTGGCTGGCCTGTAGCAGGCTGCGGGAGGAGAAGTCCCGCCGGCCACCGGTCATGGCGTGCGCTACCGCACCGAACACGGCACCCCAGACCGCACCGATCACCACGGCGGTGACGATGATGCCCAGCCAGTTCACCACCGCGAAGATGCCGATCAGCAGGCCGATGAACAGCCCGAACCAGGCACCGGTTCCCGCGCCGGCCAACGCCGCCCGGCCGGTGGTGAGTCGGCCGGTGACCTCCTCCACCAGCCGGAGATTGGTGCCGACGATGGCGGTGCGTTCCACCGGGAACCGGTTGTCCGACAGCCGGTCGACGGCGCGCTGCGCGGAGGCGTAGTCCGGATAGCTGGCGACGGTCACGCTGGTCCGCCCGGGACCGCCGTCCTGCGGCGCGGCGCCGGGCGCGGTGGCTGGTCCGGCTGGTCCGGCCGGCAGGTTGCTGGCCGGGAAGTTGGCGGTGTCGCCGAACATGCCCGGCGACGGATTATCCGTACGCGTCGTGGATCTGGTCATCGGATTCCTTCCGTGGATACTCCGGCCTTCAGGCCGGGGAGGAAATGGAACTCCTGCGGAGCAGGGCAGGGAAAGCCGACCTGCCGCCAGGGCGGATCGGCGTCCACCGCACACGCGACCCCACGGCTCACGACCGAATCGCTAGACTGTGGACTGTGTCCACGGCCGTGAAGCGGGCGTTCAAGTACCGCTTCTACCCCACCCCCGGGCAGGCCGCCGAGCTCGCCCGGACGTTCGGCTGTGTCCGGCTGGTCTACAACATGGCGCTGGCCGCCCGCAGCGAGGCGTGGACCCAACACCGGCAACGGATCACCTACAACGCCACGTCGGCGATGCTCACCGGGTGGAAGAAGACCGACGACCTGGCGTTCCTCAACGACGTCTCCTGCGTCCCTCTGCAGCAGGCGCTGCGGCACCTGCAGACCGCGTTCACCAACTTCTGGGCCAAACGGGCCCGGTACCCGACGTTCAAGTCGAGGAAGCGGTCGCGGCGGTCGGCGGAGTACACCGCCAGCGCGTTCCGCTGGCGCGACGGCCGCCTCACCCTCGCCAAGATGTCCGAACCGTTGGACATCGTGTGGTCCCGACCGTTGCCGGAGGGTGCGGCGCCGTCGACGGTGACGGTGTCGCAGGACCCGGCGGGCCGCTGGTTCGTCTCCCTGCTCTGCGAGGACCGGATCGAACCGGCCCCGGCGTCGGGTGCCGTGGTGGGGGTCGACGCCGGCCTCGACAGCCTGTTCACCCTGTCCACCGGGGAGAAGATCCCCAACCCGAGACATGAACGCCGTGACCGCGATCGGCTGGCCCGCGCCCAGCGGAACCTCGCACGCAAGGCCAAAGGCTCGGCGAACCGGGCCAAGGCCCGGCTGGCGGTGGCCCGGGTTCATGCCCGGATCGCCGACCGCCGCCGCGACCACCTGCACAAGTTGACCACTCGGCTCGTTCGTGAAAGCCAAACGATCGTGATCGAGGATCTGACCGTCGGCAACATGATGGCCAATCACAGTCTGGCCCGCGCCATCTCCGACGCGGCCTGGCGGCAGTTCCGCACCATGCTGGAGTACAAGACGCGCTGGTACGGCCGCGATCTGGTGGTCGTGGACCGCTGGTTCCCGTCGACCCGACTGTGCTCCGCGTGTGGCGTACTGGCTGAACACCTGCCGTTGGCGGTCCGGTCGTGGACCTGCCGATGCGGGCAGGCCCATGACCGGGATGTCAACGCGGCCCGGAACATTCTCGCGGAGGGGCTCTCCGTGACTGCCTGTGGAGGCGGTGTAAGACCTCACCGGGAGTCCTCCTCTCGGACGGGGCGGTCGTCGGCGAAGCAGGAACCCCCTGGGGCGACCCAGGGAATCCCCGTCCCTTAGGGCGGGGAGGATTGTCAAGTCTGGCCTCCTCTCCCCCCGGTAGGAGTGCCCGGTGAGCCGTCCGGGTAACCCGGTCCCCGCACGGACTTCGGCCCCGCCCGGTACCGGGCGGGGCCGAAGTGTGCCTGCGGATCCTGATTCGGAGTGCGTCAGCTCGCGCAGGCCGCGCCGTTGAGGGTGATGTTGCTCAGCGGCGGCAGGGTGCTACCGGAGAAGGTCCCCTGGAAGCCGATGCTGACGGTGGCACCGGAGGCCAGTGAGCCGTTCCAGGCAGCGTTGCGGACCGTGATCTGGCTGCCGGACTGGGACCAGTCGCCGTTCCAGCCGTTGCTCAGGCTGACGTTGGATCCGGCGGTGAAGGCGAGGGTCCAACTGCTGACCGAGCCACCGGTGTTGGTGATCCGGATATCCCGGGTGAAGCCGCCGGGCCACTGGTTGGTGGTGTAGCTGACGCTGCAGGCGCCGGCCGGCGGGTTCGTGGTGGGTGGCGGAGCGGTGGTCGGCGGGGGCGCCGTGGTGGGTGGGGGTGCCGTGGTCGGCGGTGCGGTGGTCGGCGGTGCGGTGGTGGGCAGGGGTCCGGCCGCGATCGCCAGCTCGTACGCCCGCTGCGGCACGAACTGGCCCGCGTTGGCAATGCAGCCGTCAGCCTCGCCTGGCAGCTTCACCCAGAGGTACGCGTCGATCTTGCTGTCCCCGGTGTTGGTGGTGCTCGTCGTGCCGATGGCCCGGCCTTCCGGGTCGCACCATTCGGAGCCGAGCGGGCCGTTGCCGTTGCGGCTGGTGTCGATCACCGCGTTGAGGTGGTTCGCGCCGGTGGCGTTGATGACCGCCTTGACGTAGTTGGTCGCCTCGCTGGTGCTGCGGTAATTGGACACGTTGGTGGAGATGCCGTGGGCACTGTTCGCCACGTCGGCACCGACCAGCAGATTGGCCATCATCGACGGGGGGTGCCAGGCCGAGTTTCCGGCGTCGAAGTAGATCCGGGCCTGCGACGATCCGGCCTTGAGCGCCCGGCCGGCGTAGGCCATCGAGGCGCGTACCTCGGCCTGCTGCGACTCGTTCATGCAGGTGCCCATCAGGGCGAGCACGTCGGGCTCAAGCACGATGTACGCGGGCCGGTTACCGAGCCCGGCGGCGACCTGGTCGACCCACTGCCGGTAGGCGCTGTGGTTGGGTGCGCCACCGCTGCTGTGGTTGCTGCAGTCGCGGTTGGGGATGTTGTAGACGACCATGATCGGGATCTTGCCGGCCGCTGCGGCGGCACCGACGAAGGCGCTGACCTGGTTGCGAACCTCGTTGGGGTTGTACTGGGTGAACCAGCGGCCCTGCGGCACCGAGGCGATCCGGTCGCGGATGACGTTCGCCCGGTAGTCACCGGGGTTCGCCGCCACCCAGCGGGCGGCCGAGGTGTCCGGATCGACGTAGAAGGCTGATTCGGCCGCCTCGGCGGCCGTGGGCTGTAGCAGCCCGACACCGACCGCAGTGGCCACCGTGAACGCCATGACGGCGGCGGCGCCTGCGGTGAGCGCAGATCTTCTGCGCATGCGTGCTCCCTCCGGGTAGGGACGATATATTGAGAGCGTTCAGTGGAAGCGCTCCCATGGATATCGACCACCGTACGGGGATGTTGCTGATATGTGAAGAGCCTGTGACGCCAATCGTTCCAAAGGTGGCATAAAGTGAAATATCTGACCCGGTGGTAGCCCGGGTCAGTCCAGCGGCGTGCGGAACTCCGGACGCACCGCGATGATCCCGAACGCGGCACCGAACGGGTCGGTCAACTGGGCGTAGGCGCCCGGACCGGCCTGGTACGGACCGAAGGAGACCGTCCCGCCGAGCGCCTGACAGCGCTGCACAGCCGCCTCGCAGTCGTCGACCTCGAAGGTCGTCCGCCAGTGCGCTGGGACCTGCGGCGGGTACATCTCGCCCATCTCGATCAGCCCGGCCACCTCGCTGGTCTCCCGCAACCACTCCTGATATCCGGACCCTTCGCTGTAGATGCTGGGTCGCGTGGTCCACCCGAACACCGAGCCGTAGAAGGACGCGGCGCCGGCCACGTCCCGGGTGGCGAGTTCGTTCCAGCAGGTAGCGCCGGGCTCACCGGTCACCTGTGCGCCGGGGAAGGCACCCCGCTGCCAGAGCCCGAACACGGCGCCCT is a window from the Solwaraspora sp. WMMD792 genome containing:
- a CDS encoding general stress protein is translated as MTRSTTRTDNPSPGMFGDTANFPASNLPAGPAGPATAPGAAPQDGGPGRTSVTVASYPDYASAQRAVDRLSDNRFPVERTAIVGTNLRLVEEVTGRLTTGRAALAGAGTGAWFGLFIGLLIGIFAVVNWLGIIVTAVVIGAVWGAVFGAVAHAMTGGRRDFSSRSLLQASQYGVTVDAEYADRAHQVLRESTQPAGHPSR
- a CDS encoding RNA-guided endonuclease TnpB family protein, with the translated sequence MSTAVKRAFKYRFYPTPGQAAELARTFGCVRLVYNMALAARSEAWTQHRQRITYNATSAMLTGWKKTDDLAFLNDVSCVPLQQALRHLQTAFTNFWAKRARYPTFKSRKRSRRSAEYTASAFRWRDGRLTLAKMSEPLDIVWSRPLPEGAAPSTVTVSQDPAGRWFVSLLCEDRIEPAPASGAVVGVDAGLDSLFTLSTGEKIPNPRHERRDRDRLARAQRNLARKAKGSANRAKARLAVARVHARIADRRRDHLHKLTTRLVRESQTIVIEDLTVGNMMANHSLARAISDAAWRQFRTMLEYKTRWYGRDLVVVDRWFPSTRLCSACGVLAEHLPLAVRSWTCRCGQAHDRDVNAARNILAEGLSVTACGGGVRPHRESSSRTGRSSAKQEPPGATQGIPVP
- a CDS encoding glycoside hydrolase family 6 protein, which encodes MRRRSALTAGAAAVMAFTVATAVGVGLLQPTAAEAAESAFYVDPDTSAARWVAANPGDYRANVIRDRIASVPQGRWFTQYNPNEVRNQVSAFVGAAAAAGKIPIMVVYNIPNRDCSNHSSGGAPNHSAYRQWVDQVAAGLGNRPAYIVLEPDVLALMGTCMNESQQAEVRASMAYAGRALKAGSSQARIYFDAGNSAWHPPSMMANLLVGADVANSAHGISTNVSNYRSTSEATNYVKAVINATGANHLNAVIDTSRNGNGPLGSEWCDPEGRAIGTTSTTNTGDSKIDAYLWVKLPGEADGCIANAGQFVPQRAYELAIAAGPLPTTAPPTTAPPTTAPPPTTAPPPTTAPPPTTNPPAGACSVSYTTNQWPGGFTRDIRITNTGGSVSSWTLAFTAGSNVSLSNGWNGDWSQSGSQITVRNAAWNGSLASGATVSIGFQGTFSGSTLPPLSNITLNGAACAS
- a CDS encoding VOC family protein; translated protein: MRIRGYATGTPCWSELRTSDTAGSSDFYHELFGWKPVDLPNSTGAEFHLRDMAVAGLAPALAAGQPAAWLTYLASDNLATTVESVHRAAGSTLSPPAQVAERGHCALIADPQGAVFGLWQRGAFPGAQVTGEPGATCWNELATRDVAGAASFYGSVFGWTTRPSIYSEGSGYQEWLRETSEVAGLIEMGEMYPPQVPAHWRTTFEVDDCEAAVQRCQALGGTVSFGPYQAGPGAYAQLTDPFGAAFGIIAVRPEFRTPLD